GGCTTCAGCCCTGCAAAATAGGGCCAAAACCAATCGCATCCTTTACACAACCGATGAGGAGGTGCGCGATGCACTCGTCGAGTTCTCTGTgttcatcatttttctgaTTCTAACATCTCTGGGTAAGTATAGTTAATTTAAGTATCTTAATTTAGCCTAATTCCCAATATTACGTATCTCCAAGTTGTTTTGTCCGTTCGGCATACGTATATGTTTTATTTCAATGACACGATGAAGAAACTATTTACGAATCGGGAAATGGTAGTGGCTCCTTCGGTCACGGTTGGCTTTGAGAAGCTAATCACCGTGCCGGATTGGTGGGACTATCTGAAATATAACTTTCTTGTAACACTCCACGGCGATTTGACTTTTATGGACGACGCCCACTTGAATCACACGACAATGTCACCAGAGGGTGGTGAACAATCACCTGAAGAAGTCGTGGGTGAAGCTCCTGAAGGTTCCCCAGATCTCGGCAGATTGCAAGAGGGTTTCAAATATAATGGAAATCCGTACATTGACCTCAGGCGGCATGGAAGAGCTAAGCGACAAATGGATGGGTCCAACGAGGACGGTAGCGAAGATGTATCTGACAATTATCAAAAAGATGATTCGGAAAACATTCAGCCCAATATGACCTTCCATCATCTGGAGGTGAGTGAACTCGAAAGCATCGATTACTTTGCAATAAGATCCCAATATGGTGTTAAATTTTTGTATAGGGCCGCGTATTTCTCTATGAAAACCTTCTCTTGGGACCGCCACGTCTCCGGCAGATACGAGTGCGAAAGGAAAGCTGCTACGTGAACGACGCCTTCATCCGGTACTTCAACACCTGCTATGCTGCGTATTCCTCCGGAGCGGAGGACCGAAAGGCGATGCACAAAGGTTCACCGTTCCGAACGATGAACGATCTGGATTCCACGCCCATTTGGACGGTGCTGGCCTTCTACCGCACCGGAGGATACACGGTGAACTTGGACTATGACAAGGATACGAACGTGAAGATCATCAACGATCTGAAGGATAGTCACTGGCTGGATCGGGGTTCGCGTCTGTGTTTGGTTgagtttaatttgtttaacGAGAACACAGACATCTTTCAAAGCATTAAGTAGGTTCCAATTGCTTTCTCTTGtgtatatttttcattttgtaaTTGTAGATTGATAGCGGAGATTCCACCCACGGGCGGTGTGATACCACAAGCCCATCTTCAAACGGTCAAGATGTATTCCTTTTTTACGGACCGCAGCATGCTCATGACAGTTATCTACATTTTCTGGTATATAATGGTTATCTACTACACTATCTATGAAATCACGGAAATTCGAAAATCTGGACTTAAAATTTACTTCTTTTCAATGCTGAACATTCTGGACTGCGCTATATTACTGGTAAGTTCTTTCGCGATTATATTTTTCAACTTTCTCAACCTTTGAAGTTATTACTTTTTTAAGGGTTGTTACCTCGCTTTAGTGTACAACATTTGGCACAGTTTTAAAGTGATGTCCCTCACTGCCAGAGCCCATACAGATGTGACCTACCAAAGTCTGGATGTTCTATGTTTCTGGAATATTATTTATGTCGATATGATGGCCATTCTGGCCTTCCTTGTGTGgattaaaatattcaaattcatCAGCTTCAACAAGACCCTGGTGCAGTTCACAACAACACTGAAAAGGgtttgttatttaaaaaaaaggtgaTAGTACTTTATTTGTGACGTGTAAATCTTCTGCTTCTAGTGCTCCAAAGACTTGGCTGGCTTTAGTTTAATGTTTGGCATTGTCTTTCTGGCCTATGCCCAATTGGGACTTCTTTTATTTGGCACTAAGCACCCAGACTTCCGTAACTTTATTACCTCGATTTTGACCATGATTCGGATGATCCTTGGCGACTTTCAGTACAACCTCATTGAGCAAGCGAATCGAGTGCTGGGTCCCATTTATTTCCTTACCTACATCCTACTTGTGTTCTTCATTCTATTGGTTAGTTTGGCCAGTTAAATCATAAGTTAACATGACTTTGAGACTTCTAATTACATAGAACATGTTCCTGGCCATTATCATGGAAACCTACAATACGGTGAAGGGTGAGATCACCCAAGGACGCAGTCACTTGGGATCGTACATCTACAGGAAACTGTCGGGCATGCTCTACTGGGTCACCCATTGTGGGCGGAAGAGACGCCCCCAACCGCAAGCGTCTGAAACCGAAGACAAGGATGCGGAACATGATGTTGGCGCCGCGCAGGATGAAACCCACGAAATGCGAAAGAACATGACACCAGCAGAGTAATTGCGCAATTCTTTTTTACCATTTATTGCAAACTATTTAAACTAACTATATTTTAGGCAACAGTACTTTAAGGATATTCCACAAGGAGATAACCAGGAGATGGTTCGGTAAGCATTTGAATTCCTTTCATCTGGACTTTTACCAACCAGTTTAAATTTAGTCTCAATAACCGTGTGGGCCTCCTTGAGGAAATTCTGGAAAAGTTGATCAACAACATGGATGATATTCTGAAACGCATCGAGAAAGATCAccataacaaaaaaaaataggaatGCCTAATTTTTCTACATTCGTTATGTTATAAAACTTAACCAACCTTTTATACACACATTTCACCTGGCAAACAATCAAATAAGCGAAAATTAATTAACTCCAGCAACCGAGAACTAAAGCAAACCCGACAAAGCCACAAGAACCGAGCGCTAATCTCTGCCAAATCCGTGACTGCTTTGTACCCTTAACCCCTTGTTGCCCACGTTCCAACAACGCACACCCGTTGATTTCAACATTTGCCAACAAGAGcgttatgaaattaaaacaaacgaGGAGGCGTCGAGCCATGAGTTAAACAGTTCGCTGAAACCGATCTttacaacaaaatattaatttcataataattttaaagaatttaactgtatttctttaaaatattattgttgCTTATTAAAGAATTTCGACAAAACTTGTAAATCATGAGTGCTACATAGAACCAGCACCAGATTTATCATAGATGCACTcatgtaaaatatttaaatataaaatgtgaaaatgtgtttattattaaaatataaaaataaaaaaaaataaataaatattgcatttaattttttgtctttttgcTTTATAGTAAAGGTGTATTGTTATTTActgatatatttatttttggcttaAGTGATTTATGATAAAATCACCCTCGAATCTGCGTACTTCGCATTGTATTCAGCTCAAATTTGTTAAGCTCATTTCATACAGTCGTAGCCGCATCTTTATGCCCGGCATTGTTTCGCTTTTGTAAAtacaaattgaaaagttgcaaTCATTGCACCGGTCAAAGCAAATACACGCAGCAATGGGAGGATGGGATGAAATACCATATTACCATTCAGCAGACAGGTGAAGAGAAGCACTTGAAAGGACCCAAAAGCCCGTCCCATCCAGACCTGTATGAAGAATCAGGGATTGAGAGCACAGGAGCCATAATTACTGATATGCTTTTTACTCACACACCGATGGACTCGAAAACAGTTTACATCCTTTATTCGCCGGAttgtgctgctgatgatgaggatgaggatgccAACTCACGTTGTAATGCACAAATATGTCTGCCACTTATGCATTCAATGGGCCTGCTACCCAAATGGACGTAGACGTCCATTCCAATCGAgatttaaaagtaaattctgTACAATTCACGCATCAATTTCGGTTCATTCGTGCAATTATTTTCAATAAGTACTGACATTTTCAAAGTACAATGGCAAACTACATAGACCTTTATTCCTTTTGTTATAAGGGTTCAAGAATTGAATTTAATAGAACATTGAGTAAAGACAATACTATATAAAAACTACTTTCATATCTTTTCCGTATGCATAAACAATCGGATGATTTTCCGGGACTATAATTCAGCAATTAATAAGCTCTCTGACCGGCGATTTTGTTTGACAAAAGAATAACAGGCAATTAAGTTAACCATAAGTTGACCACAATTAATTACCCCGATGCATAGTATGgaaaaaataattaactagtgtttttatttaatgcaGGCAAAACTAATGAGGCATATAATGCCTATCAAGCATTTTATGCCCGTATTCAATATAAAACAGTGAAAGCCTGAAAATATGCTGCACTTTTTGTTAAAGCTTTATGAGCTCTGggcaaaattaaattaaattgtccCCGGATAGAATCAAGACCCCATCAAGATGGAATAATCTGTTCAgcagaaattttcatattaatgGCGTTCATTTCTATAATAGTCAGAATTATCAAAGAAATCgcatatattttaatttacttcATTATAAAATAAGCCCATTATCGAAggcttatttatattaatacatttatttttgatttcttgtattttaacaataaataattttcaatgCCACTTTGCATACATAATACTCGTTGTCTGTGAAAATAAATAGGATAAATTACGGTTGAAGTGAGCGCCGATTTCTTTGGATCTCTCAGAGATATCCTCGATTTATGTTTACAAGCTATTGACTTAAGACTAAAAGAAGATGCCTAGACTAGTAGTAGAGGCTTGGAATCCTCACTTCGCAGGCTCTCCTAAAGAAAGCTTCTCGAACATAGGCATAGTTCTGATTACAGCTGGGTGCACAATGAACTCGGCATCTTCATTGATCGGAAAATTTGGATCTGCGGCAGCCAAATCGTTGACGGCTATATCGTTGGATAGATCGATGGGCACAAAGTTCTCCTCGATATCGATCTCGTTGTTCAGATCGTTTTCAATGTCCAATTCAGGATCGTGCTCTCGATCCTGATCCTGATCGAATTCGGCCCACTCATCGTTGAAGGTTTCGCTCATCACGACCGGAGTTGTAGCCTCGCCGTCCTCATCGTCTGAGGAATCGAATTCTTCGCGCTCCTTCTTCTCTTTCTTCTCCAAGTACTCCTTGTCTTCGTGTCCCTGCTCCAAATCTCCCTCCTGTCTGATCTCCTCTCGCACGGTTTCCATCATTTGCTGCAGCTTATCCATGGTGTTCTTTTGCTCTTCCGGTTGAGATTCCACTATATCCTCACTGATATCGGAAGCTTCGAATTCGGAGTCTATGGGTGAGCTGGTGTGAGGATTGGTTGTATAACTTGTGTTTGTTGGTGTTGTGGACTGTGCATCGATTTGTTGTGAGTTTAGTGGTGCATATGTGTGcgaaataaacaataataaaaggTTGAAATTAATGTTTGATGACTTCTTTCCAATCTATAGGGTTAGGAATTGGTTAACTTTCAATTTAGCAGCAACATGCAGAATGCAAATAAAGTTATATTTCTTAAAAAATAGtttgttaattaatttttgcaaaaCTGTACTTGGCGAAttaaattgtataatttttatttgcgtAAAGACTCACAATGATGGCACCTCTTCACGCGTAGTGATCAATTCTTTAACTGAACTGCCTCCAAGTCGAGCTTAAGCTTTTATAACAGAATAGCAATTATGTTAAAGGGAAAGAGAGGGCAATATTAACAGCAGCTTACCGCAAAACCTATTTGGCAACGAGTGTGAACGGGCACGAAACACAACGATGTTTACAGATACATCTTATCAGCCGTTTTTCTCTCATGCTTAGATAtatttctctctttttttggCTTCATTCATTATTTTCGTTTATTATTCAACGCTCAATTCGTGAGTCACCTTCCCTGGCTGTTAAATCAGCATTCAAATCATTCCATCTCACTCATCTTGTCATTTCTTCCCCGTCGTACAAATACTACTTCGCTCTACACTCGTAGTATTTTCTTAGAAATTCGCATTAATAATGCCTACAACCTTTTACACATTTGTGTATTTTGGTTCGTTGGGATCAACTTGTTATATTATATTGCAGATGATATATCACAACGGAAGAACTTTGAATGCGGGGTAGACTGAGAAGAAACTTACTATAGTCTTTATGCAGATTAACGGGAACTGAGTCACCGAGCTTGTTTCTTGTTAAATTCTCGAGAATTCAAGCCGATGTTTGAGTAATTACATTTTGAAtgattattttaattagtaAGCTAAATATGGCAACTATTTTTGCGCAACCTATgaattatttacaatttattgTTATAGAAATACGAACTATATATGGACATACAACttattatatatttctagAAATACGTAATTATAGATATTATataatgtttaaatatttcagtTATTATTAGGGCATGTGCATGTTGTCAACGCTTACAAGCTTAAAAGTTATCAGTAGATTGCGATATTTGCGATTATAGCACCTTCCTTTTGCAAAAACTTCAATCTCCCAATTGTTTAACGGCCTTCAAAAATTTTGCAATATTTCAATGCAGCTGGAAAAGTAGTTATGGTCGCTCTTCTGCCCCGCCCTCCCAAAAACTCCCTTCCATGtgtattaatatttataaccatgaatattaaattcaaataaacgCATGAGAAGCCAGGCCTCTTCCCCACACCCCGTTTCCCCATCACCCCAAAACACAAACCACAACTTTCAATATCCGCGCGAGATGAAATATAAAGTTGAACgcacaaaaaatttaaatggaaatataaaaacaaatcgaaTGCGTTTCGCAACTTGTGcgaatagtttttatttttgccgaCCTCCTGCTTCCGTTGCGGGCATGAAAATGTCACCGCTggcaatatttaaatttaaaatagcGTATTTAAACGTTGACATGTCACTTACAACTTTAAAGTTGTTAATAATTGCGCTTTACGCAACATTGCAATTTTTTTACGGCCATTTATTAATTTCTCGCTGATTTATGCCGGTACgcaaaaaacagcaaaaaattTATCCAACCGGTACTCGTCGATTTCGACACAATAAATTCTCATAAATACGGCCCTGCCGCCGCCCACCAGCCACGCCCTCCGGTCACGCCCACCACGAAACGTTGGCCCCACCGCCCAAGACAAGGATTTATGCGAGCGGAGCGCATgacttttaataaaaattaatttttattatggACTAAAAGTAATTAATGGACTTGCAACAAAAATGCCAAGAAAAATGGTCGCATGTGATGCATGGACCGCTAAAGAATCGGTTACGGGTGTGACCAATTGCCAAGGTTTTGCACAGGTTTTGGGGACGGAAAGTATTTATATATCCTGGCAGAGGGTATAATGATTTATGTCCAAAGTAGCAAAGGATCAAAAGCCTTGTCCGTATGTCCGcctgtccgtttgtccgtccgtccgtttCTAGGCGAGCTAGCTTTTCACTAGACTTAAAGTATGATACATTCCCAAAACCCTTCATTCTATAACTGAATTTATATAAACTCGAAAAAAATCTCAGTTAAAGCC
This genomic stretch from Drosophila mauritiana strain mau12 chromosome 2L, ASM438214v1, whole genome shotgun sequence harbors:
- the LOC117150586 gene encoding polycystic kidney disease 2-like 2 protein — encoded protein: MAQQGQSGRNPSGPPGPPPPRPPKTPTGASPRGTPTTDSTSDDVTPARGPPPPPATKRVSIGVGSTRSAPPPATDTASPPPTAEKPVRDTGPSTSPRPSLRDPGPSTSDKPSTSARTPVREPGPSSSPSRPVSTRESGRITFQEAAPSTSAKVVKLAASEPRPAKPPAKEGFSLFKRKKKNVGSSTPPSPVRRPRAPSVLAASALQNRAKTNRILYTTDEEVRDALVEFSVFIIFLILTSLVVLSVRHTYMFYFNDTMKKLFTNREMVVAPSVTVGFEKLITVPDWWDYLKYNFLVTLHGDLTFMDDAHLNHTTMSPEGGEQSPEEVVGEAPEGSPDLGRLQEGFKYNGNPYIDLRRHGRAKRQMDGSNEDGSEDVSDNYQKDDSENIQPNMTFHHLEGRVFLYENLLLGPPRLRQIRVRKESCYVNDAFIRYFNTCYAAYSSGAEDRKAMHKGSPFRTMNDLDSTPIWTVLAFYRTGGYTVNLDYDKDTNVKIINDLKDSHWLDRGSRLCLVEFNLFNENTDIFQSIKLIAEIPPTGGVIPQAHLQTVKMYSFFTDRSMLMTVIYIFWYIMVIYYTIYEITEIRKSGLKIYFFSMLNILDCAILLGCYLALVYNIWHSFKVMSLTARAHTDVTYQSLDVLCFWNIIYVDMMAILAFLVWIKIFKFISFNKTLVQFTTTLKRCSKDLAGFSLMFGIVFLAYAQLGLLLFGTKHPDFRNFITSILTMIRMILGDFQYNLIEQANRVLGPIYFLTYILLVFFILLNMFLAIIMETYNTVKGEITQGRSHLGSYIYRKLSGMLYWVTHCGRKRRPQPQASETEDKDAEHDVGAAQDETHEMRKNMTPAEQQYFKDIPQGDNQEMVRLNNRVGLLEEILEKLINNMDDILKRIEKDHHNKKK